One segment of Carya illinoinensis cultivar Pawnee chromosome 1, C.illinoinensisPawnee_v1, whole genome shotgun sequence DNA contains the following:
- the LOC122302663 gene encoding uncharacterized protein LOC122302663, giving the protein MSQNLTHNENIKDFDDVSRHLELEAERLEATKPNHTAYVANAGSRKASRPKCKKSKNGVAAGHIKKVSGTSQRTKRGKRGKNKSKLECFNCRKIGHFARDCTEPKKERPST; this is encoded by the exons ATGAGCCAGAATTTGACGCATAAcgagaatatcaaagactttgatgatgtctcgcgtcatttggaattggaggctgagcgcctagaggctactaagcccaatcatacggcctatgtggctaatgctgGTTCGCGCAAGGCATCAAGGCCTAAGTGCAAAAAGTCCAAGAATGGAGTGGCTGctggacatattaaaaaagtgtcaggaacttctcagcgcaccaagaggggcaagcgcgggaaaaacaagtcaaaattagagtgcttcAACTGCAGAAAAATTGGCCACTTCGCTCGTGACTGCACTGAGCCGAAGAAG gagcgaccGAGCACATAG